Part of the ANME-2 cluster archaeon genome is shown below.
TTGGCACAGGGAGAGAGGGTGGGGAAATACGGGCGCTGATTGATTGTGACTATCGTATCCTGAAGGCTTCCTCTTAGTGGTTCGATTCATGATGCGATTTATATGCATGCCGGGACGTATGTCGAGAATATGGATATGAGGAATAGCTCAGGCTGGTTGGCGATGGTACAATAACTGAGGCTACAAATATTTATATGGATATCGAAAAGTATTGATAGTAGATAGCGTCTGAAAATGAGGATTTTGATGAAGCAAAATAAGTTGATGGAACTGACTCCTGATAAATGGGGGCTGCTCGTTTATCTGAACGAGCATGATGCAGTGGATTTAACCATGATAAAACGATTTATGAATGATATAGCGGAGTCCAGATTGGTGCTTGCAGAGAATAACCTCTTTGTGGCGGAAAAATTGCTAGAAACTGGTTTAAGCAACCGAACCGTGATTCACAAGTCGTATTATTCGATGTATCATGCTGCAAGGTCTGCGGTGTATCTGCAGATGCAGATTGATGTCACGAGGCATAGATCACTGGTGGATAAGTTCAAGAAACTGCTTGCAAGGAACTTTGGAGATGAAACGCTTGCCAAGCAGATGAATAAATGGAGATCGATGCGTATAAAGTGTGATTACGATCCGGGCGTAGAAGTTGCGGAAGATATGTGTGGATATGCGATATCAGACGCTGTCAGGATCGTTGATACCTGTAAAAGTCTTGTGGAGGGATTTTAGATGGATAAAGAAGAAATCATAAGGATAATCAGGGATGAAGTTTCAAAGGAATTTGGAGCTGAAAGGATTAAGGATATTGAATATTTCGGACCTTATGAAGGCGAGGATCTTGATGTGATCGTTTATGTTGAGGGGATCGATGAGCGTAAGGATGGATTGGACGTGGGCATGCGACTGTCTGATAAGTTCTATGAGATGGATATCGATGTTCCGATTGCTATAATGAGGGCAAAGGAAGGAACGGGTGAAGAGGCGGCAGCATAAGCGAATCGCTGGGTGCGCTGCTATTGGCTGCGGTCGCAGTGGTGCTTGCGGCGAGCGCTGGGGATACGATTGAGGTGAAGGTATGCTT
Proteins encoded:
- a CDS encoding HEPN domain-containing protein, which codes for MKQNKLMELTPDKWGLLVYLNEHDAVDLTMIKRFMNDIAESRLVLAENNLFVAEKLLETGLSNRTVIHKSYYSMYHAARSAVYLQMQIDVTRHRSLVDKFKKLLARNFGDETLAKQMNKWRSMRIKCDYDPGVEVAEDMCGYAISDAVRIVDTCKSLVEGF